A window from Microbacterium ginsengiterrae encodes these proteins:
- a CDS encoding DNA/RNA endonuclease G, with protein sequence MVRRETHSPRTAWTVIVLLLVIAAVTYAGVEIVLHLMNAAPILVAPGAALSWAAALPETAPRATLVGGGAVAVVIGLGLGWVSLTPGRRPRHRLGASQHAVLADNGTIASAVAEQVRRDLDLPRGAVVVGLGHRSMDVTVTPEPGQVIEKEQIRSAAEREITSYELSPRVRVRARVRRPAADQGGMA encoded by the coding sequence GTGGTCCGGCGTGAAACCCACTCGCCCCGAACGGCGTGGACGGTGATCGTGCTGCTCCTCGTCATCGCGGCCGTCACCTATGCGGGCGTGGAGATCGTGCTGCACCTGATGAATGCCGCGCCGATCCTCGTCGCACCGGGAGCCGCACTGTCCTGGGCTGCGGCACTGCCGGAAACGGCCCCGCGCGCGACGCTGGTCGGCGGCGGAGCAGTCGCGGTCGTCATCGGTCTCGGGCTCGGGTGGGTGTCGTTGACCCCCGGCCGGCGCCCGAGGCACCGGCTCGGAGCGTCGCAGCACGCGGTGCTCGCGGACAACGGCACGATCGCCTCCGCTGTTGCGGAGCAGGTACGACGCGACCTCGACCTTCCTCGGGGCGCGGTCGTGGTCGGCCTCGGGCACCGGAGCATGGACGTGACAGTGACCCCCGAGCCAGGACAGGTCATCGAGAAGGAGCAGATCCGCTCGGCCGCCGAGAGGGAGATCACCAGCTACGAGCTGTCGCCGCGCGTGAGAGTTCGGGCACGCGTCCGACGACCCGCTGCGGACCAGGGAGGAATGGCATGA
- a CDS encoding NTP pyrophosphohydrolase: MSTGTVASSAAASLSTPARVPGSIRVRERAIEKVSREASADATGVSRDDVDVEVSEWGGGLAVRVAAKLPIPDLDHTQVISAEPTIVDRVRRLQETVANDLARVTGREIRRVSFSVTGAIIPTRKRVG; encoded by the coding sequence ATGAGTACCGGCACCGTCGCATCCTCAGCCGCGGCGTCGCTCTCGACACCGGCGCGCGTCCCCGGCAGCATCCGGGTCCGCGAAAGGGCGATCGAGAAGGTCAGTCGCGAAGCCTCGGCGGATGCGACCGGGGTCTCCCGGGACGACGTCGACGTCGAGGTGTCCGAATGGGGCGGCGGGCTCGCCGTCCGCGTCGCGGCGAAGCTGCCGATCCCCGACCTGGATCACACCCAGGTGATCAGCGCGGAACCGACGATCGTGGACCGCGTTCGGCGACTGCAGGAGACGGTCGCGAACGATCTCGCCCGGGTGACCGGTCGCGAGATCCGGCGCGTGTCGTTCTCGGTGACGGGAGCGATCATTCCCACGCGAAAGCGGGTCGGGTAG
- a CDS encoding DUF2273 domain-containing protein, which yields MSTTLTGAAVGGVLAFAALAFGFWGFVLVALLMAVGALVGRVVTGQLDLRALAGVFTGRRTSS from the coding sequence ATGAGCACCACACTGACGGGGGCGGCGGTCGGCGGTGTGCTCGCCTTCGCTGCGCTGGCCTTCGGGTTCTGGGGGTTCGTGCTGGTCGCTCTGCTGATGGCCGTGGGCGCTCTTGTCGGACGCGTGGTCACCGGGCAACTGGATCTGCGCGCACTCGCCGGAGTCTTCACAGGAAGGCGCACGTCCTCATGA
- a CDS encoding Asp23/Gls24 family envelope stress response protein, which yields MAIEETNTAEAVERTSATRKTVGATPRVDRVAPTLTPGVDVDAAGRTTIAEGVVAKVAGIAARDVAGVHALGGGGARALGVIRDAVNATDLTQGVKVEVGETQAAADITIVVDYPAPIQDVAENVRSAVSRAISRLVGLQVVEVNVEVNDVHLPDDDADADESRVA from the coding sequence ATGGCGATCGAAGAGACCAACACGGCGGAGGCCGTCGAGCGCACGTCGGCCACGCGGAAGACTGTCGGTGCGACTCCCCGCGTGGACCGCGTCGCTCCCACGCTGACCCCGGGCGTCGATGTCGACGCTGCGGGCCGCACGACGATCGCGGAGGGTGTGGTGGCGAAGGTCGCCGGCATCGCCGCGCGCGACGTGGCGGGCGTGCACGCACTCGGTGGTGGGGGAGCGCGCGCACTCGGCGTCATCCGGGACGCGGTCAATGCGACCGACCTCACTCAGGGAGTGAAGGTCGAGGTCGGTGAGACGCAGGCGGCCGCGGACATCACGATCGTCGTCGACTACCCGGCGCCGATCCAGGATGTCGCCGAGAACGTGCGGTCCGCGGTCTCCCGGGCGATCTCGCGCCTGGTCGGTCTGCAGGTCGTCGAGGTGAACGTCGAAGTGAACGACGTGCACCTTCCCGATGACGACGCGGATGCCGACGAGTCCCGCGTCGCATGA